A region from the Mucilaginibacter sp. CSA2-8R genome encodes:
- a CDS encoding metallophosphoesterase: MDIHQHKPVIKLNVPNDQHKFRPLPKPSGAYPYRMPAEKYISLNQTQMVFHMVGDTGSIRYPDFQRKVSNAMMKQYQAASDNNEEPQFLYHLGDIVYSYGEAPNYDEQFFGPYSQYPGPIFAIAGNHDSDVNPAAAHPYQSLDAFRAVFCDTEERQISFNHISSRQSITQPNIYWTLDTPLATIIGLYGNVVKFGCITPEQRDWFLAELKYAQSLRPDKAIIICVHHAPYSADINHGSSLYMIDFLNQAFADTGVRPDIVFSGHVHNYQRFKKEYPDGKPVTFVVAGAGGYDELHALANAGNELFTSADERFKHVTLENYCDDRHGFLKIRLSKEQNGLNLYGEYYTMQTNNELYDSTTLVDQFNIKIN, encoded by the coding sequence ATGGATATTCACCAGCATAAACCCGTTATCAAATTAAACGTACCCAACGATCAGCATAAATTCCGACCGCTGCCTAAACCTTCGGGAGCTTACCCTTACCGCATGCCGGCAGAGAAATATATTAGCTTAAACCAAACACAAATGGTTTTTCATATGGTTGGCGATACCGGCAGCATCAGGTATCCCGATTTTCAGCGTAAGGTGAGTAATGCGATGATGAAGCAGTATCAGGCCGCATCAGACAATAACGAGGAGCCGCAGTTTTTATACCACTTAGGTGATATTGTTTACAGTTATGGCGAGGCGCCCAATTACGACGAGCAATTTTTTGGTCCTTACAGCCAATACCCAGGGCCGATATTTGCCATAGCCGGTAATCACGACAGCGACGTAAATCCTGCCGCGGCACATCCCTATCAAAGTTTAGACGCTTTCCGAGCTGTATTTTGCGACACTGAAGAACGCCAGATATCTTTTAACCATATCAGCTCTCGGCAAAGCATTACTCAACCCAATATATATTGGACTCTTGATACACCCTTAGCTACCATCATCGGGTTGTATGGTAATGTGGTAAAATTTGGCTGCATTACGCCCGAACAACGCGATTGGTTTTTAGCCGAGCTTAAATATGCACAATCATTGCGGCCAGATAAGGCGATTATTATTTGCGTACACCATGCCCCTTATTCTGCCGATATTAATCATGGATCGAGTTTATACATGATTGATTTTCTAAACCAGGCTTTCGCCGACACTGGCGTGCGCCCGGATATTGTTTTTAGTGGGCATGTACATAATTACCAACGCTTTAAAAAAGAGTATCCGGATGGCAAACCGGTAACTTTTGTAGTTGCAGGAGCTGGTGGCTATGACGAGCTGCATGCCCTGGCTAATGCCGGCAACGAACTATTTACATCGGCTGATGAGCGTTTTAAACACGTAACCCTCGAAAACTATTGCGATGACCGGCACGGCTTTTTAAAAATAAGGCTAAGCAAAGAGCAAAACGGCCTCAATTTATACGGCGAGTACTATACCATGCAAACTAATAATGAGCTGTATGATAGCACTACATTGGTTGACCAGTTTAACATAAAAATCAATTGA
- a CDS encoding histidine kinase, whose amino-acid sequence MDNNLILLLALGTAGMLLLFCSVILLQIRSQNRMLKMREQAQHAELQHQKDLLTAAVSTQENERRRIGQDLHDDIGAALSGLRLSLELYSPPVEANDGYQAFKGRCREQIDSIIKEVRHISHHLSPALLSLHGLEAALNKQLQYINDSSGLSAVLNNEATDVVGQLSLETATAMYRVLEELLNNTIKHAAATEITINILAQQSQLLITYHDNGKGLPADNAAFINGIGMRNIESRLSLIGAQYQLGVPGKKGFEINIEYPLPQTKPAHA is encoded by the coding sequence ATGGACAATAATTTGATACTATTACTGGCTTTAGGTACGGCTGGTATGCTTTTGTTGTTTTGTTCGGTCATACTGCTGCAAATCCGCAGTCAGAACCGCATGCTAAAAATGAGGGAGCAGGCACAGCATGCAGAACTGCAGCACCAAAAGGACTTATTAACGGCTGCTGTATCAACACAAGAAAATGAGCGCCGCCGCATTGGGCAGGATTTGCATGATGACATTGGGGCTGCTTTGTCTGGCCTCCGTTTGTCGCTTGAGCTTTACTCACCACCAGTTGAAGCTAATGACGGATATCAGGCTTTTAAAGGCCGTTGCCGCGAGCAGATAGACAGTATTATTAAAGAGGTACGCCACATCAGCCATCACCTTTCGCCGGCCTTACTGAGTTTACACGGACTCGAGGCGGCGTTAAATAAACAGCTTCAATATATCAATGACAGTTCGGGTTTAAGTGCTGTGCTTAATAACGAAGCAACTGATGTGGTCGGGCAGCTTAGCCTGGAAACGGCCACCGCCATGTACCGTGTGTTGGAAGAGTTGTTAAACAATACTATTAAGCATGCCGCTGCCACTGAAATAACTATTAATATACTGGCGCAACAAAGCCAGTTACTCATCACTTACCATGATAATGGTAAAGGTTTGCCAGCCGATAATGCCGCTTTTATTAATGGCATTGGTATGCGTAATATCGAAAGCCGCTTGTCGCTTATTGGTGCGCAATATCAATTAGGCGTGCCGGGCAAAAAGGGCTTTGAAATAAATATTGAATATCCGCTTCCTCAAACCAAACCTGCTCATGCCTGA
- a CDS encoding response regulator transcription factor: MPDIRLALADDQRLFSETLKLLLQTIPEFEVLFTGDNAASFLQQLEAGRIKPQIALLDIDMPGMNGIELNRLLQKQYPELKVIMLSVHLEEELITKVIDDGAAAYLTKNCNKEELVSTILAVKKDGFYINQLTLQALTRAAKSKGKSKSTKASDVLPAGLTRREKEVLLLTCQELTTAEIADKLFLSARTVEGHRMNLLAKTGCKNNAGLVIFAIRHRLFEVT, from the coding sequence ATGCCTGATATACGCCTTGCCCTGGCCGATGATCAGCGGCTTTTTAGTGAAACTTTAAAATTACTACTGCAAACCATACCGGAGTTTGAGGTATTATTTACAGGCGATAATGCCGCCAGCTTTTTACAACAACTTGAGGCCGGCCGCATAAAACCGCAGATTGCCCTGCTCGATATAGATATGCCTGGTATGAATGGTATTGAGCTTAACCGGCTACTGCAAAAGCAATATCCGGAACTGAAGGTGATTATGCTATCGGTGCATCTGGAGGAAGAACTGATTACCAAGGTAATTGATGACGGCGCTGCTGCTTACCTAACCAAAAACTGTAACAAAGAAGAGTTGGTAAGTACCATCTTAGCGGTAAAAAAAGATGGATTTTATATTAATCAGCTCACGCTGCAGGCTTTAACACGAGCTGCTAAATCTAAAGGCAAGTCAAAATCTACTAAGGCATCTGATGTATTGCCCGCAGGTTTAACGCGGCGCGAAAAGGAAGTGTTGCTGCTTACCTGCCAGGAGCTAACCACCGCAGAAATAGCCGACAAATTATTTTTGAGCGCACGTACGGTTGAAGGGCACCGCATGAATTTGCTGGCCAAAACCGGATGCAAAAACAACGCCGGTCTGGTCATATTTGCTATTCGTCACCGTTTGTTTGAGGTAACTTAG
- a CDS encoding PAS domain S-box protein, producing MNLPAETCFSAFQKSSTGIIVKHQLSVGFTVVTVTDLFEELTGLKRSELINQSIFTCFKHHNTLYKLLGLHSDVLQNAVNTEADIVIPAAPYGFVEKSTGKLNFFWWQTTYQKLSSPNASEQYILISLKKASAPDEATGANDTYEHFKGLFELAPTLACVLHGSELRIQRMNQRLSDLIGETLLNVQNEPISKFVKDKAFGSLINNAKKTYQSGKTFQSSGERFLVNRGGNRQELFFDCIFEPVRNQNGNVTAVIFIGHEVSHYVAALDQVQAHEKQLELIFDNVKDVLYMIEVEPGFNFKFIAVNNSFTEVTGLPQELIVGKYLHEVIPPESIDLVRGNYITAIREHKTMHWKEVSQYPTGQKTGLVTITPVFDKNGECTKMIGSVHDITDQTRHETDMQHSQQELQRVINDLMARNRALEHFTYVISHHLRAPAANIIGLVNLFKLGDLNDDGLTEIINGLLISSEALDTVIHDLNDILNLRERNMEQQTVVRLNDIINNLKVSLHDTLIKEKATINLDCERLDHIYTVESYLYSIFYNLISNSIKFRKRHEPPQINIRCYDDGENHILIFKDNGKGLDLEKFGRDLFGLYNKFDNSVSGKGIGLYLVKTQVEGMGGTVTASSQPLEGMEIIVTLPHSYQT from the coding sequence ATGAATTTACCTGCCGAAACCTGTTTCTCTGCATTTCAAAAATCCTCTACCGGCATCATCGTAAAACATCAGCTCTCAGTAGGTTTTACTGTGGTAACAGTGACCGATTTGTTTGAAGAACTGACCGGGTTGAAGCGTTCCGAGTTAATTAACCAATCCATATTTACTTGCTTTAAACATCACAACACCTTATACAAATTACTGGGTCTTCATTCAGACGTCCTCCAAAATGCAGTAAATACCGAAGCTGATATAGTGATACCGGCCGCACCGTACGGGTTTGTAGAAAAGTCGACAGGAAAGTTGAACTTTTTTTGGTGGCAAACCACTTACCAAAAGTTAAGCTCCCCTAATGCCAGCGAGCAATATATCCTTATCAGCCTTAAAAAAGCAAGCGCGCCTGATGAAGCAACTGGTGCAAACGACACTTATGAACATTTTAAAGGGTTGTTTGAGTTGGCTCCTACACTGGCATGCGTACTACATGGTAGCGAGTTGCGAATACAAAGGATGAATCAGCGATTATCAGACCTGATAGGCGAAACCTTATTAAATGTGCAGAATGAACCCATCAGCAAATTTGTTAAGGACAAGGCCTTTGGTAGTTTAATAAACAACGCGAAAAAAACGTATCAATCCGGTAAAACTTTCCAAAGTTCTGGTGAGCGTTTTTTGGTAAATCGGGGAGGCAACCGACAGGAGCTTTTTTTTGACTGCATTTTTGAACCGGTGAGGAATCAGAACGGAAATGTAACAGCCGTAATATTCATCGGCCATGAGGTATCACACTACGTTGCCGCATTAGATCAGGTACAAGCTCACGAAAAACAGCTTGAACTGATTTTTGATAATGTAAAAGACGTGCTGTATATGATTGAGGTTGAACCTGGTTTTAATTTCAAGTTTATTGCGGTAAATAACTCCTTTACAGAAGTTACCGGATTGCCTCAAGAATTGATTGTAGGTAAGTATCTGCATGAAGTCATCCCGCCTGAATCAATTGATTTGGTGAGGGGCAACTATATCACAGCCATCCGCGAGCATAAAACCATGCACTGGAAAGAGGTATCGCAATACCCCACAGGTCAAAAAACGGGCTTAGTGACCATTACGCCGGTGTTTGATAAAAACGGCGAATGCACTAAAATGATTGGCTCGGTACATGACATTACCGACCAAACGCGGCACGAGACAGATATGCAGCACAGTCAGCAAGAACTACAGCGTGTAATAAACGACCTGATGGCCCGTAACCGGGCACTCGAGCATTTTACCTACGTAATATCACATCACTTAAGAGCACCAGCTGCTAACATTATTGGGCTGGTTAATCTGTTTAAATTAGGTGATTTAAACGATGACGGCCTCACCGAAATCATTAACGGATTATTGATTTCATCAGAAGCGCTGGACACTGTGATACACGACCTGAATGATATTTTAAATTTGCGCGAACGTAACATGGAACAGCAAACTGTGGTGCGTTTAAACGATATCATCAATAACCTTAAAGTAAGTTTACATGATACATTGATTAAAGAAAAGGCTACCATTAATTTAGATTGTGAAAGGCTTGATCATATTTACACTGTCGAATCTTATTTATACAGTATTTTTTACAACCTGATCTCTAACAGTATAAAATTCAGGAAACGCCATGAGCCTCCCCAAATCAACATCAGATGCTACGACGATGGAGAAAATCACATCCTGATTTTTAAAGATAATGGCAAGGGACTGGACTTAGAAAAATTTGGCCGGGATTTGTTTGGGCTTTACAACAAATTTGATAACAGTGTATCGGGCAAAGGCATCGGCTTATACCTCGTAAAAACCCAGGTAGAAGGTATGGGCGGCACTGTAACTGCAAGTAGTCAACCGCTTGAAGGAATGGAGATCATCGTTACATTGCCCCACTCCTATCAAACGTAA
- a CDS encoding GDSL-type esterase/lipase family protein, with protein MKNILLFVASLFICGYCLAQTGHRFAEEVNTIKNYDKIYETQPNAILFVGSSSIRKWTHLQVAFGSYQVLNRGIGGAVIDDITYFANDLIFAYQPRQIVLYVGENDLPNANETADTILQKTVMLFKTIRSKLPDVPVVYISMKPSPSRDQFQQKCAQANALIRSFLATQPNTKYADVFTPMLKNGKSRPELFVGDRLHMKPEGYIIWENVIQPYLKK; from the coding sequence ATGAAAAATATCTTATTATTTGTTGCCAGTCTTTTTATTTGTGGCTACTGCCTGGCACAAACCGGCCACCGCTTTGCCGAGGAGGTAAACACCATTAAAAATTACGATAAGATATACGAAACGCAGCCCAATGCTATCCTGTTTGTAGGTAGTTCATCCATTCGTAAATGGACGCATTTACAGGTTGCCTTTGGATCTTATCAAGTACTTAACCGGGGCATTGGCGGTGCTGTGATAGACGATATCACTTATTTTGCCAACGATTTGATTTTTGCTTACCAGCCGCGGCAAATTGTGCTTTATGTTGGCGAAAATGATTTGCCTAACGCCAATGAAACTGCTGACACTATTTTGCAAAAAACGGTAATGCTTTTTAAAACAATAAGGAGCAAACTACCTGATGTGCCTGTCGTATACATTTCTATGAAACCCAGCCCATCCAGAGATCAGTTTCAACAAAAATGTGCACAGGCCAATGCGTTGATCAGGAGCTTTCTGGCAACGCAGCCAAACACAAAGTATGCTGACGTGTTTACACCAATGCTTAAAAACGGTAAATCGAGGCCCGAGCTATTTGTGGGAGATCGCCTGCATATGAAACCTGAAGGCTATATTATTTGGGAAAATGTAATACAGCCTTATTTAAAAAAGTAA